The Congregibacter litoralis KT71 genome contains a region encoding:
- a CDS encoding amidoligase family protein yields MSAFKELPTSYTASGKPRRAGFELEFSGLSLDAAVKAVQDILGADPVEATAAECTLRAEGLGDFKVEIDWAFLKRVSREYAADEEQYWVEPLNDLASTLVPIELVAPPIAVQELDVLKEISDALRAAGAQGTEESLIAAYGVHINTEIPALDADTLGRYIQAFCLLQWWLVDAHDVNPARKISPYIDLYPQSYVETVLARESMTLDEIFEDYLEHNPTRNRALDLLPILAEIDSERVQRTVDDDRVNARPAFHYRMPNCHIERDDWDLTAPWDLWLTVERLADRPGDLRTLAKEYLDARRMLLSVDRSKWVTRMDEWLNDHALL; encoded by the coding sequence GTGTCAGCATTTAAAGAACTACCCACAAGCTACACCGCCTCCGGGAAGCCTCGGCGTGCGGGCTTCGAACTTGAGTTTTCGGGGCTATCCCTGGACGCCGCGGTTAAAGCCGTTCAGGACATCCTCGGTGCGGATCCCGTCGAGGCGACGGCCGCTGAGTGCACCCTGCGCGCCGAGGGTCTCGGCGATTTCAAGGTGGAAATTGACTGGGCTTTCCTCAAGCGGGTTTCCAGGGAATACGCCGCTGACGAGGAGCAATACTGGGTCGAGCCCCTCAATGATCTGGCCAGCACCCTGGTCCCTATCGAGCTTGTGGCGCCGCCCATTGCGGTGCAGGAGCTGGATGTGCTCAAGGAAATCAGCGACGCCCTGCGCGCAGCGGGTGCCCAGGGAACAGAAGAGTCGCTGATTGCCGCCTATGGTGTGCACATCAATACGGAAATTCCCGCCCTGGATGCTGACACCCTGGGTCGTTATATTCAGGCATTCTGTCTTCTTCAGTGGTGGCTGGTGGATGCCCACGATGTGAACCCTGCCCGGAAGATCAGCCCCTATATCGACCTCTACCCCCAGAGCTACGTCGAGACCGTGCTCGCCAGAGAGTCCATGACCTTGGATGAAATTTTTGAGGACTATCTTGAGCACAACCCGACGCGTAACCGCGCCCTGGATCTTCTGCCCATTCTTGCGGAGATCGACAGCGAGCGCGTGCAGCGCACCGTAGATGATGATCGGGTTAATGCCCGGCCGGCGTTTCACTATCGCATGCCCAATTGCCACATCGAGCGTGACGACTGGGACCTCACGGCACCCTGGGATCTGTGGCTGACCGTAGAGCGCCTCGCAGACCGACCCGGCGATCTTCGAACGCTTGCAAAAGAGTATCTGGACGCGCGGCGGATGTTGCTGTCCGTGGATAGAAGCAAATGGGTTACCAGGATGGATGAATGGCTCAACGACCACGCATTGCTGTAA
- the dtd gene encoding D-aminoacyl-tRNA deacylase yields the protein MRALLQRVHSASVSIDGEVVGSIERGLLVFLGLEPGDSFAAGEKLLERIVKYRVFADEQGRMNRSLGDVSGGLLLVSQFTLAADTTRGLRPGFSTAMAPAEAEPLFTALFEHMGSVYSPLAGGRFGADMAVSLVNDGPVTFLLNG from the coding sequence GTGCGCGCGCTCCTACAGCGTGTGCACAGCGCGTCGGTCAGTATCGACGGCGAGGTCGTAGGGAGCATTGAGAGAGGCCTCCTGGTCTTTCTGGGACTGGAGCCGGGGGATAGCTTCGCCGCGGGGGAAAAGCTCCTCGAACGAATAGTGAAGTATCGGGTTTTTGCTGATGAGCAGGGTCGCATGAACCGCAGCCTGGGCGATGTGTCCGGCGGTCTCCTGCTGGTGTCTCAGTTCACTCTCGCTGCGGATACCACCCGCGGGCTCCGCCCGGGTTTCTCCACCGCCATGGCGCCGGCGGAAGCCGAGCCGCTTTTTACGGCCCTTTTTGAGCACATGGGATCCGTGTACTCCCCCCTCGCCGGTGGTCGCTTTGGCGCCGATATGGCGGTCAGCCTCGTAAACGACGGCCCCGTGACCTTCCTGCTGAACGGCTGA
- a CDS encoding GNAT family N-acetyltransferase, protein MLQLRSAIFVVEQDCVYLDPDGMDSAGWHHAYRENGRLLAYQRCLPPGTPYEHESSIGRIIVDASQRGKQLGRDLVQRGIDFNLSTWPDSPILIGAQAQLQRFYESLGFTVCSEPYLEDGIKHIHMRHPASR, encoded by the coding sequence ATGCTGCAGCTTCGCTCGGCAATTTTTGTGGTGGAGCAGGATTGCGTCTACCTGGATCCCGACGGTATGGATAGCGCCGGCTGGCACCACGCTTACCGGGAAAACGGCAGGTTACTGGCCTATCAACGCTGTCTCCCCCCGGGCACGCCCTACGAGCACGAGAGTTCCATAGGTCGGATTATTGTGGATGCTTCCCAGCGGGGAAAGCAGCTCGGCCGGGATTTGGTTCAGCGGGGCATCGACTTCAACCTCAGCACCTGGCCGGACAGCCCCATCCTGATCGGCGCCCAGGCACAGCTCCAGCGCTTTTACGAATCCCTGGGTTTTACCGTGTGCTCCGAACCCTATCTTGAAGACGGCATCAAGCACATCCACATGCGCCATCCCGCGTCACGCTAG
- a CDS encoding SGNH/GDSL hydrolase family protein, producing the protein MLKFESALALAALLLCVYNVGMIAIAVTRGSDLARESTAFTRKLPDPARKILVVGDSTAVGTGAAAPEDSIAGRIAEDFSRTAVMNFAEDGVLTRAVPGQLQQAPPGSYDMVLIQVGGNDALRFTGSETLEAAIEKSLDAAAALSQNILLVSVGDLGEARAAPWPLSLLLSHRSRLVRDVFADAARRRDVRFLDLLALSEEGSPFEDNSEKYYARDGLHPSSAGYEVWYENLRASVPLEAWLSTAAPPE; encoded by the coding sequence ATGCTTAAGTTCGAGTCAGCGCTGGCCCTGGCGGCACTCCTGCTGTGCGTTTACAACGTCGGCATGATAGCCATTGCCGTGACCCGCGGAAGCGACCTCGCTCGGGAAAGCACCGCTTTCACCCGGAAACTGCCCGACCCTGCGCGGAAAATTCTGGTCGTCGGCGACAGCACGGCGGTGGGTACAGGCGCTGCAGCGCCCGAGGACTCCATTGCCGGGCGTATCGCTGAGGACTTTTCCCGCACCGCGGTAATGAACTTTGCTGAGGATGGCGTGCTCACGCGGGCCGTGCCCGGCCAACTGCAGCAGGCGCCCCCGGGGTCCTACGATATGGTGTTGATTCAGGTAGGCGGCAACGATGCCCTGCGCTTTACAGGGAGCGAGACCCTTGAGGCAGCGATCGAGAAAAGCCTTGATGCCGCCGCGGCCCTGAGCCAGAACATTCTCCTGGTCAGTGTGGGCGATCTGGGTGAGGCACGGGCAGCACCCTGGCCCCTCTCCCTGCTCCTGTCCCATCGATCCCGCTTGGTGCGGGATGTGTTTGCCGACGCCGCCCGGCGGCGGGATGTGCGGTTTCTTGACCTTCTCGCACTCTCCGAGGAGGGCAGTCCCTTTGAAGATAACAGTGAAAAATATTACGCCCGGGACGGCCTCCACCCCTCCAGTGCCGGATATGAGGTCTGGTATGAAAATCTCCGGGCAAGCGTTCCTCTGGAAGCGTGGCTGAGCACCGCAGCACCACCGGAATGA
- the serB gene encoding phosphoserine phosphatase SerB, whose product MTTTAFSLSTPLNPAALQRLLPALVVADSVRFPTDAEDLECRSDREATRKHLAAVLDQLGIAWESRALPVMAVDETLPLYQRADAVLTLIAPPSVPLPSDLIAVLAQRNVELRALRRLSPADPRGEGELAVEFYLDDWSRCGDLRADLQNLANRWELDLTLAPSDSKRPRRRLIAFDMDSTLIQCEVIDELARRAGVGDEVAGVTARAMRGELDFRQSFRERMAKLRGLDAREIEAVGNHLPLMPGARALMRTLRAQGHHTAILSGGFDYFAKKLTSQIGVNEVHANHLQIIDEQLTGDVEGEIVDAERKVLLLREIAAREGIALADTVAVGDGANDLPMLATAGLGVAFHAKPRVRESAPCAINHGSLEALLYVLGVPR is encoded by the coding sequence GTGACAACAACGGCTTTCTCGCTGTCCACACCGCTAAATCCCGCTGCGCTGCAGCGGCTTTTGCCAGCTCTGGTGGTCGCAGATTCGGTGCGTTTTCCCACAGATGCCGAGGACCTGGAATGTCGCAGCGACCGTGAGGCCACACGAAAGCATCTCGCCGCCGTGCTCGATCAACTGGGCATTGCCTGGGAGAGCCGGGCCTTGCCGGTGATGGCCGTGGACGAAACCTTGCCGCTCTATCAGCGTGCCGATGCGGTGCTTACCCTCATAGCTCCTCCTTCCGTGCCGCTCCCATCGGACCTCATCGCAGTGCTTGCCCAGAGGAATGTGGAACTTCGAGCGCTGCGGCGTCTGTCACCGGCGGACCCCAGGGGAGAGGGCGAGCTGGCGGTGGAGTTTTATCTGGATGACTGGTCGCGCTGCGGCGATCTCCGCGCGGATCTTCAGAACCTCGCTAACCGCTGGGAGCTTGATCTGACCCTGGCGCCCAGTGACAGCAAGCGCCCCCGGCGACGGCTCATTGCCTTTGACATGGACTCCACGCTGATTCAGTGCGAGGTCATCGATGAGCTTGCCCGGCGCGCCGGCGTAGGGGATGAGGTGGCTGGGGTCACCGCTCGTGCCATGCGCGGTGAGCTGGATTTTCGCCAGAGTTTTCGCGAGCGCATGGCGAAGCTGCGGGGGCTCGATGCCCGGGAGATTGAGGCAGTGGGCAATCATCTGCCCTTGATGCCGGGTGCCCGGGCCTTGATGCGGACTTTGCGGGCCCAGGGACATCACACGGCGATTTTATCCGGCGGTTTTGATTACTTCGCAAAAAAACTGACGTCACAAATCGGTGTCAACGAGGTGCACGCCAACCACCTGCAAATCATCGATGAGCAGCTTACGGGTGATGTGGAGGGCGAGATTGTGGACGCCGAGCGCAAGGTGCTCTTGCTCAGGGAGATTGCCGCGCGGGAGGGTATCGCTTTGGCCGATACCGTTGCCGTGGGCGATGGGGCAAACGATTTACCCATGCTTGCGACGGCGGGTTTGGGTGTGGCCTTTCATGCCAAGCCCCGGGTCCGGGAGTCTGCGCCTTGCGCCATCAACCACGGCTCCCTCGAAGCCTTACTCTATGTGCTGGGAGTGCCGCGCTGA
- a CDS encoding Crp/Fnr family transcriptional regulator, with product MNERIGETVSKSSMLASVELPADFKLLNQQYRGLVQALLAEIDLLPTRVEVAPTQTGNFRGFDPAKFYIVASGTVSVRYADRAVYLLEEGDVLLPDIAGSRDVEAAVFYGSEAGASLNSYSALEFMQQVFARPSTTKLWTRLLVTYSGMMLRLTAMQTQVDVITTPGFALYEPDEIIINQGERAQYVFNLTSGLADVLVDDVPVGIISPGEIFGAMAALTHADRSATVRARSRCSVVKVPTSQFTELIKSNPATIHALLTDMANSIVSLNEQLVQQRGGSGKTRSDTQGGGES from the coding sequence TTGAATGAGCGCATCGGTGAGACGGTATCCAAATCGAGCATGCTAGCGAGCGTTGAACTACCCGCTGATTTCAAGCTTCTAAACCAGCAATACCGGGGTTTGGTACAGGCGCTGTTGGCGGAGATCGACCTCCTGCCTACCCGGGTGGAAGTGGCGCCTACCCAGACGGGCAATTTCCGAGGTTTTGACCCGGCAAAGTTTTACATCGTTGCCAGTGGCACTGTGTCCGTGCGCTATGCCGATCGTGCCGTGTACCTTCTGGAAGAAGGTGACGTGCTTCTGCCGGATATTGCCGGGAGCCGGGACGTAGAAGCCGCGGTGTTTTACGGCAGCGAGGCCGGTGCCAGTCTCAACAGCTATAGCGCTCTGGAATTCATGCAACAGGTGTTCGCGCGGCCCAGTACCACCAAGCTCTGGACCCGACTGCTGGTGACCTACAGCGGCATGATGCTGCGTCTCACCGCCATGCAAACTCAGGTGGATGTGATCACCACCCCCGGCTTTGCGCTTTATGAGCCCGACGAGATCATCATCAATCAGGGGGAGCGGGCCCAGTATGTCTTTAACCTCACCTCGGGACTGGCAGATGTGCTCGTGGACGATGTGCCCGTTGGCATTATCAGCCCCGGGGAGATTTTCGGTGCCATGGCGGCCCTGACCCACGCCGATCGCAGTGCGACGGTCCGTGCCCGCAGCCGCTGCAGCGTGGTCAAGGTACCCACCAGTCAGTTCACGGAGCTGATCAAGAGTAACCCCGCAACGATTCACGCCCTCCTGACAGATATGGCGAATTCCATCGTCAGTCTTAATGAGCAGCTGGTACAGCAGCGTGGGGGAAGCGGGAAGACCCGGAGCGATACCCAGGGTGGTGGTGAGTCCTGA
- a CDS encoding gamma-glutamyl-gamma-aminobutyrate hydrolase family protein — protein sequence MAQRPRIAVTGNGRRWAPSWWCTRLALFLVGAQAVRISVRHTPPDEENFDAFIIGGGDDIGPEQYGEPSNPKIRSDPARDALEVRWIKQCLAEKIPVMGICRGAQLINVVLEGTLHQDIRDMRKHTRNRASLVATKEVKLLSGSRAEGIFATDRLKVNSLHHQAINSVSDSLAIVGRDRDNICQMVEGTGDKAIIGVQWHPEYLFYLPVQLRIFRWLVAQAKTA from the coding sequence ATGGCTCAACGACCACGCATTGCTGTAACCGGTAACGGTCGACGCTGGGCACCGAGCTGGTGGTGTACCCGCCTGGCGCTGTTTCTCGTTGGCGCCCAGGCGGTGCGTATCTCCGTGCGCCATACGCCCCCCGATGAAGAGAACTTCGACGCCTTTATCATAGGTGGAGGGGACGATATCGGTCCGGAGCAGTATGGCGAACCCAGTAATCCCAAGATCCGTTCGGACCCCGCCCGGGACGCCCTTGAGGTCCGCTGGATAAAACAATGCCTCGCGGAAAAGATACCCGTGATGGGGATTTGCCGGGGCGCCCAGCTGATCAACGTCGTCCTTGAGGGCACGCTGCATCAGGATATCCGGGACATGCGCAAACACACGCGCAACAGGGCGAGCCTTGTCGCCACCAAGGAGGTAAAGCTTCTATCGGGCTCCCGCGCTGAGGGAATTTTTGCCACCGATCGCCTGAAGGTGAACAGCCTTCACCACCAGGCAATCAATAGCGTGAGCGATAGCCTCGCGATTGTCGGTCGGGACCGGGACAATATCTGTCAGATGGTCGAAGGCACGGGAGACAAGGCGATTATCGGCGTGCAGTGGCACCCGGAGTATCTCTTTTATCTACCCGTGCAGCTGCGGATATTTCGCTGGCTGGTGGCGCAGGCGAAGACAGCCTGA
- the parC gene encoding DNA topoisomerase IV subunit A, whose amino-acid sequence MTETNTIDDDGIEGISLKQYAEKAYLDYSMYVILDRALPHIGDGLKPVQRRIIYAMSELGLKATAKFKKSARTVGDVIGKFHPHGDSAAYEAMVLMAQSFSYRYPLVDGQGNWGSPDDPKSFAAMRYTESRLTAYADVLLGELGQGTVDWVPNFDGTMEEPSLLPAQVPNVLLNGTTGIAVGMATDIPPHNLREVVTAAVTLLDAPKTTLAELCEIIQGPDYPTEAEIITSREDIAQIYATGRGGLRMRAVWDTEHGDIVVTALPHQASGSRVLEQIAQQMQAKKLPMVADLRDESDHENPTRLVIVPRSNRIDRDALMSHLFATTDLERTYRVNLNMIGIDGRPGVRSLDGILKQWLKFRRETVRRRLDYRLERVQRRLHILEGYLAAYLNIDEVIHIIRTEEHPKQALIARFELSDIQAEAILELKLRNLAKLEEMKIRGEQDELEKERDWLEKTLGSEARLKTLIKKELTAIAEKYGDDRRSPLASREEAQAFSELELMTADPITVVLSEKGWIRAAKGHDMDPASLSYKSGDSFKLAARGRSNQPAVIIDSTGRAYTLATHNLPSARGQGEPLTGRINPPSGAGFDGLMMGDSGQRCLLSSDAGYGFITTLGELQTKNRAGKAALTLPAGARVVSPAPIGEDAQWVAAVSNEGRLLLFPLADLPSLSRGKGNKIIAIPGPRARDREEFMIATAVLRENDGLTVWAGKRHLTLKRSELEHYHGERGRRGNKLPRGFQRVERMEVAS is encoded by the coding sequence ATGACAGAAACCAATACCATTGATGACGATGGCATCGAGGGCATTTCCTTAAAACAGTATGCCGAGAAAGCCTATCTCGACTATTCCATGTACGTCATTCTCGATCGTGCGCTGCCCCATATTGGCGACGGGCTGAAGCCCGTTCAGCGACGCATCATCTATGCCATGAGTGAACTGGGGCTCAAGGCAACCGCGAAGTTCAAAAAGTCCGCCCGCACCGTGGGCGACGTGATCGGTAAGTTTCACCCCCATGGCGACAGCGCTGCCTACGAGGCCATGGTGCTCATGGCACAGAGCTTCAGCTACCGCTATCCCCTGGTCGATGGTCAGGGCAACTGGGGCTCTCCCGATGATCCCAAGTCCTTTGCTGCCATGCGCTACACGGAATCGCGCCTCACGGCCTACGCCGATGTACTCCTGGGCGAACTGGGACAGGGGACCGTGGACTGGGTGCCGAATTTTGACGGCACCATGGAAGAGCCCTCGCTGCTCCCGGCCCAGGTTCCCAATGTGCTCCTTAACGGCACGACGGGTATTGCCGTGGGAATGGCAACGGATATTCCTCCCCACAACCTCCGCGAGGTCGTGACGGCGGCGGTGACTTTGCTGGACGCGCCAAAAACCACCCTCGCGGAGCTTTGCGAGATCATCCAGGGTCCCGATTATCCCACCGAGGCGGAAATCATCACGTCCAGGGAAGATATTGCCCAGATCTACGCGACCGGTCGTGGCGGTCTGCGCATGCGCGCTGTCTGGGACACGGAGCACGGCGATATTGTGGTCACGGCCTTGCCCCATCAGGCTTCGGGATCCCGTGTGCTAGAGCAGATCGCGCAGCAGATGCAGGCCAAGAAGCTGCCCATGGTCGCCGATCTGCGGGATGAGTCAGATCACGAAAACCCCACTCGCCTGGTGATTGTGCCCCGCTCCAATCGCATCGATCGTGACGCACTCATGAGTCACCTCTTCGCCACCACGGACCTGGAGCGAACTTACCGCGTCAATCTCAACATGATTGGCATTGATGGTCGTCCCGGCGTGCGCAGCCTCGATGGCATTCTCAAGCAGTGGCTGAAATTCCGTCGCGAGACCGTGCGACGGCGTCTGGATTACCGCCTCGAGCGGGTGCAACGGCGCCTGCATATTCTGGAAGGCTACCTCGCGGCTTACCTGAATATTGATGAGGTGATTCACATCATCCGCACGGAAGAACACCCCAAGCAGGCACTCATAGCGCGCTTTGAGCTGTCGGATATACAGGCAGAAGCCATCCTCGAGCTGAAACTGCGCAATCTTGCCAAGCTCGAGGAAATGAAAATCCGCGGTGAGCAGGACGAGCTGGAAAAGGAACGGGACTGGCTGGAAAAGACCCTGGGTTCCGAGGCACGACTCAAGACCCTCATCAAAAAAGAGCTTACGGCGATTGCCGAGAAGTATGGCGATGACCGGCGTTCACCCCTGGCAAGCCGCGAAGAGGCCCAGGCCTTCAGTGAGCTCGAACTTATGACTGCGGACCCCATCACCGTGGTCTTGTCGGAGAAGGGTTGGATTCGTGCGGCGAAGGGGCATGACATGGATCCTGCGTCCCTGAGCTACAAGTCCGGCGACAGCTTCAAACTCGCCGCGCGGGGGCGCAGTAATCAGCCGGCGGTGATTATTGACTCCACCGGTCGCGCTTACACCCTCGCGACGCACAATCTACCGTCGGCCCGGGGCCAGGGCGAGCCGCTGACCGGTCGCATCAATCCGCCCTCGGGCGCGGGCTTCGATGGCCTGATGATGGGTGACAGCGGACAGCGCTGCCTCCTCTCCTCCGACGCGGGCTATGGTTTTATCACCACCCTGGGGGAGCTCCAGACAAAAAATCGCGCGGGCAAGGCGGCCCTGACGCTGCCGGCAGGTGCCCGGGTCGTGAGTCCCGCGCCCATCGGCGAGGACGCGCAATGGGTGGCGGCGGTGAGCAATGAGGGTCGATTGCTGCTGTTTCCCCTGGCGGATTTACCCAGCCTCTCCCGGGGTAAGGGCAACAAGATTATTGCAATTCCCGGGCCCCGCGCCCGGGACCGGGAGGAGTTTATGATTGCTACGGCGGTGCTCAGGGAGAACGACGGTCTGACCGTGTGGGCCGGAAAACGCCACCTGACTCTGAAGCGTTCGGAGCTGGAGCATTACCATGGCGAGCGGGGACGCCGGGGCAATAAATTACCCCGGGGATTCCAGCGGGTGGAGCGCATGGAAGTGGCTTCCTAG